In the Candidatus Rokuibacteriota bacterium genome, AGCACGCGTGCGATAGCTACTCCCGCGTGGCGGTGCTGGGGCAGATCTGGGTGTAGGCGCAGGTGCGGCAGACCTGGTAGGCGGGGGTCGCGGTGAATTCCCGGGCGCGGATGCCGGCGGCCGCGGCGTGAATGGCTTCTTCGGCCTCGGCCAGGTCCTCGCCGGCTGGCGTGTGCATGCCCACCAGGCCGGACTCCAGGA is a window encoding:
- a CDS encoding PD-(D/E)XK nuclease family protein codes for the protein MHTPAGEDLAEAEEAIHAAAAGIRAREFTATPAYQVCRTCAYTQICPSTATRE